The following DNA comes from Calorimonas adulescens.
AACATAAGGCTGCTCCAGAGATGCCGTCCTTAATTTATCCCTATAGGAATACACAAAGCGTGTGTCACCGTCAAGAAGTACCTTTCCTCTATTAAAAACGATGACCCTTTCAAAGGTCTCTGCAACAAAATCCATATCATGTATGATCGTTATTACAAGTTTTCCCTTGTCCTTCAAGTATCTTATTATATCCTTGATTTTCTCTTTTCCACGGTAATCCTGGGCAATTGTAGGTTCATCAAACACGATGATATCCGTATCCATGGCTAGGATTGAGGCAATGCTTACAAGTTTTCTATCGGAAAGGCTAAGGTCATAGGGATTTTCATTTATACGATTCCTAAGTCCTACCAGGTCAAGGGCTTCTAAGGAATTGCGCTTTGCTGTTTTCTCATCCTGCCCTATATTTAAAGGCCCAAACATAACCTCATCAATTAATTTGCTTTTAAAGATCTGGTCATTCGGATTTTGAAAAACAAGTCCTATATATCGTGCTAAAAATGCTACAGATTTCTCCTTTGTGTTGTACCCCTTTACAAAGATATCCCCCTCAGTTGGCTTTAAAAGCCCTTTTAATAACTTGACAAAAGTCGTCTTGCCTGCTCCATTCTGCCCAATAATAGCTGTCGGCCTTAAATTTAAATCAAGGGTTATGCCGGCCAGTACTTCCTGCCCTTTTGTATATGAAAAATGCAGATTTCTAACCTCAATCTCACTCATAATATTTTCTCCAACCTCTCATGGGCTTCATCAATAGTAATGGGATAAAATCCGTTTTCATCTTTGATGTCAAGGTTTTTGCAAATCCTTGTATACACCGGTGTTATGACTCCGTACTCCTCAATGTCTTCTCTTGAAAAGACTTTTTTTGGGGTATCAAAATCAATCAACTTTCCGTCATGTAGCAACATCACCCTGTCAGAGTATGCTGCAATTTTTTCCATCTTGTGTTCAGCCATGACAATTGTCATACCCTGTTCGCTAAGCCTCTGTACAACCCGGAATACCTCCTCTGACCCCTGCGGATCAAGCTGAGATGTCGGCTCATCCAGCACAATCACCTCTGGCTGCATTGCAATAATACCTGCAATTGCCAGCCTCTGCATTTGACCACCTGACAGGTCAAAGGGGTTTTTATCCTTAAATTCATATAGGCCAAGTAGATTTAAAACATTATCAATACGTCGTTTCATTTCTTCAA
Coding sequences within:
- a CDS encoding energy-coupling factor ABC transporter ATP-binding protein, with product MSEIEVRNLHFSYTKGQEVLAGITLDLNLRPTAIIGQNGAGKTTFVKLLKGLLKPTEGDIFVKGYNTKEKSVAFLARYIGLVFQNPNDQIFKSKLIDEVMFGPLNIGQDEKTAKRNSLEALDLVGLRNRINENPYDLSLSDRKLVSIASILAMDTDIIVFDEPTIAQDYRGKEKIKDIIRYLKDKGKLVITIIHDMDFVAETFERVIVFNRGKVLLDGDTRFVYSYRDKLRTASLEQPYVMQLAQKLDIEKPLLTVDEFTRWLNDR
- a CDS encoding energy-coupling factor ABC transporter ATP-binding protein, with translation MRIITVEHLKYKYPLSDKLALDDISFEIEQGEFIGIIGQNGAGKSTLCQALVGLVPNFYKGSYGGTVLVNGINVSKTEVSEVASHVGLVFQNPFNQITGSKLTVYEEVAFGLENLGLPVEEMKRRIDNVLNLLGLYEFKDKNPFDLSGGQMQRLAIAGIIAMQPEVIVLDEPTSQLDPQGSEEVFRVVQRLSEQGMTIVMAEHKMEKIAAYSDRVMLLHDGKLIDFDTPKKVFSREDIEEYGVITPVYTRICKNLDIKDENGFYPITIDEAHERLEKIL